AGGGACTACCTAGTACCTTATAGTACCAAGAAAGTAGGTACCGCGCATGTAGCGGAGTACTGCAGAAGATACTGTAGGCTAATTTGAAGATATTATGTGGCTGTGAGCAGTCAGCCcattcccccctttccccaGCATTGACTGATTCTCTTCCAGCAGTGCGCAGTTCAACTTTGTTACTATGCGGTAGTCAGTCCCCTTGTCATAGTATGGAGTAAGTACTCTTCGGTAGTGCTGAGAACTCAAAACCGTTCCGTGTACTACCCCACCCTTCCCCCCTCAAACGCATACAGTGTACAGAAAACCCCAttcaggaagagagaggcttgGGAGGAGCTCTTGTCCTACGCCCAAAACAGTCGGTTTGCTGTTGGGTCCAGCATCTTTTTGCGTGACGGCACGGCATTAATACCAccatcatctgctttgtCGTCGCGAGCCCGAGACTTATAACACCCGAAGCGACTCGGAAAAGCCGGGCTCTGCCCGCGACGCCGAGCTCTGGACTGTGCAGTTAGTCGCTGAGGGGGGACGACGAGCTGagagacagaaagagagagagagacagagaggcCGTCCGtggaaatagaaaaagaTGCGGATCGCGTGCCTTCAGTTCGCGCCGCAGGTTGCAGATGTGGAAAACAACCTCAACAAGGCGGACGAGGTCCTCAACCAGGCGGATTCCGACGACCTAGGCCTGGATCTTTTGGTCCTTCCAGAACTGGCCTTCACCGGTGAGGCTGCATATCCTATTTGGCATTTGCCCCACGACTTCCTTTCTAACTTGCTGCATGCTTGGATCAGGCTACAACTTCAAGTCATTAACCCACATATCTccccatcttgaagaatccAGCACGGGTATCAGCTCGCTCTGGGCTCGGAATACAGCCCTCAAGCATGACTGCACCGTCGTCGTGGGATATCCCGAAAAGGTAGATCCGACGCTGAACTGGCCTACGGACCCCCAGTATTACAACTCGGCAATCGCTGTCAACGGCGATGGCGAAACAGTGGCCAACTACCGCAAATCCCATCTGTATTACACCGACGAGACTTGGGCTTTGGAGGGCTCCCATGGCTTCTTCAAAGGACGACTTCCAGGCTTAGGTCAAGCCGCCATGGGGATATGCATGGACCTAAAGTGAGTAATGGAAGGGCGGTtactctccatctccccatAACTACCAAAGCTAACACAGCAACCCGTACGTTGAGTCCTTACAAGTTTGAAGCTCCTTGGAACAAGTTCGAATTTGGACAACATGTGCTGGACAGCGGTGCTCGACTTGTCATAGTTTCTATGGCTTGGCTTACGAATGAGGATCCTCGAGAATTTACCAGCACTCCCATGGAGCCCGATAGCATGACTTTATTGTACTGGGTGTCTCGCCTTGAGCCGCTGATTCGGGCAGAATCGAACCAAGAAGTCATTGTCGTCTTTGCGAACCGCTGTGGCATCGAGGGCGAAGCAACTTATGCTGGTACCAGCGCTGTTGTTGGCATACAGTCTGGCGAAATTTGGGTTTACGGTATAATGGGCCGCGGTGAAACGGGTCTGCTTGTCGTTGATACCGAGTCTGAGCCGTATGCTAGACTGTCTTACCAGCCGCTTCAGCCCAATATTCGATCCGAAGACGATGCCTCACCGGACCTGGAGAAAAACTCTGGCAATGGCCCGTATCGACACAATGAGTCTCAGGGTCAGTCTCGCGAAGACTATGAAGATTCATCCAAGGCACCCATTGACTCTTCAACCgaccaacaagaagatgatttGCACATGTGGCTTATGGGTAACTCGATCAATCCGGATGTTCAACACAACCACCAATCTTCCGAGTACATCAAGGGATATGATAAACACACGCCAAACAAGCCCCAGGTTGAGAATACGCAAAGATCATCGAGCCCAAAATTGAATATCAATTCTCTACAGCTTGATATCCCGCCTGATCAATACATGCTCAGACGATACCTCGAGGCTGAGTCTCCGGTATCTCATCTGGACTCATTCAAATCCCCGAACCAGTCTACAACAGCACCCCCAGAAGAACTCCGGGGCTCGCGAAAAGATCGAGATGACTACGTAGCTTTCTACCCcgacatgatggaagatgagaaacGATTTAGTCTCCGATCTGATGTGTCTGTCTGGAACAACGAACCTGGTCGAGTCCGCCAAATATCTGTCTCAATGATTGACGGCCCCGAATTATCGCATCTATCAACTCAAGAACGGCCCAGGACTGTTGAAGCAGGAAATAGCGCCAGATTTCAAGAGcgaaacagaaacagacatAGGGCACACAGCCAGCGGCAATCCTCTGATTGGAATAGTCGGCGTGGTAGTGACTATGGGATGCCGTTATCGAGACAGTCGTCTCAGAATCAACTCCGAAGCAAGTACAGCTACAGTCAAATCGATGAAATGGCGAGGAGTTATTCCAGCAGTGCTGTTCTACCAGTGCACCTTTTGCAATCTCACACAACTTCGCAAGTAGCTACAGAGGAGACTGGGAGGGGCAGGCGGCGATCTTCGCACAAACAACTGAAAGAGGGACGGCGCGAGTCTCGAGGCACGCAAATGTCCCAAAGAGAGCCAATTGATCTTTCACAGTTTGCCCTCATCGAAGAATATCCTTCTGCTAGTTGTCCAGTGCATGGTAGTCGCCCTCCATCTGGGACTAGGCGTCAGAACAGTTCGAGGGCCAGAGGTCGATCAGGGAATCGTTCGCAACCTTTGTTGGAGGCGGAAACAGCTAGGAGACAATCCACCCGGCGCGATACGTCGCAGAACGAAAGCCAGAGGGATGTTCACAGTCTATCACACCGACGTACGCACTCGTCACAGCCTGAACAAGTCCGGTCCAGTATTGAGACGAGACGGGGTGAGAAGGAGAGGTCCAAAGAATCTACTGCAAAGACGAGTTCCGGCCCCAAGACGCCGACTGCCATGCAATTGATTCCGGATCTGGAGTTacttgatggcctcgagaaAACGTTCTCTTTGCTGAAATGCGTGGAAAAGGCTCCGGCGCATATTGTGAGGCGACGTGTGAGCTCAGTCTGGTAGGACACATATTTTGTTTGGTTTGGGCGGCCGGTGTCATTTGGCTTTGATTTGCTTGATTGATTTAGCGAGAATATTTGCACCATAGAcgaagttttttttttctcgtgaTGCTACGTGAATCCAAGTGAATGGCGCCAAGCATGGCACATCTGATGTTGTCACATACGGGATAAGCAGTGCCTCACGAATATTACTCACACACAAACGCCTGTCCCTTGCAGTTTAGACGTGCATAAGCGAAAGGGAGGGGTGCTCATGTATACCGCAGCCACTGAAGGCATGCGGCTTTAGTGCATGTACCTTGGCTGCCGAGGTTCTAGGTTAATAGCATGTACGAGTTACAACGaatgtgatggtgatgcaatAGGTGCAGTCATGGACTTCTGCATCGTCGAGTGATGATGTTCGCATAGGTATTCACAGTTGGCGCTTTCATGCGAGATTTAACAGCGCGCCAAGCAGAATTTTGACAACCGGATGCATTCTTTTCAGTTTTTCCCCCTAAAAGCCTTCACCCAACATCAATAAAGCGTGATCAAGTGTGATGGCTGCGGATGTGAACGGCGCTTGGGGGCGGGTAAAAAAATACTCTCTCGTACGAGCACGAGTACACGTCCGTTTGTGA
Above is a genomic segment from Trichoderma breve strain T069 chromosome 6, whole genome shotgun sequence containing:
- a CDS encoding carbon-nitrogen hydrolase domain-containing protein, which codes for MRIACLQFAPQVADVENNLNKADEVLNQADSDDLGLDLLVLPELAFTGYNFKSLTHISPHLEESSTGISSLWARNTALKHDCTVVVGYPEKVDPTLNWPTDPQYYNSAIAVNGDGETVANYRKSHLYYTDETWALEGSHGFFKGRLPGLGQAAMGICMDLNPYKFEAPWNKFEFGQHVLDSGARLVIVSMAWLTNEDPREFTSTPMEPDSMTLLYWVSRLEPLIRAESNQEVIVVFANRCGIEGEATYAGTSAVVGIQSGEIWVYGIMGRGETGLLVVDTESEPYARLSYQPLQPNIRSEDDASPDLEKNSGNGPYRHNESQGQSREDYEDSSKAPIDSSTDQQEDDLHMWLMGNSINPDVQHNHQSSEYIKGYDKHTPNKPQVENTQRSSSPKLNINSLQLDIPPDQYMLRRYLEAESPVSHLDSFKSPNQSTTAPPEELRGSRKDRDDYVAFYPDMMEDEKRFSLRSDVSVWNNEPGRVRQISVSMIDGPELSHLSTQERPRTVEAGNSARFQERNRNRHRAHSQRQSSDWNSRRGSDYGMPLSRQSSQNQLRSKYSYSQIDEMARSYSSSAVLPVHLLQSHTTSQVATEETGRGRRRSSHKQLKEGRRESRGTQMSQREPIDLSQFALIEEYPSASCPVHGSRPPSGTRRQNSSRARGRSGNRSQPLLEAETARRQSTRRDTSQNESQRDVHSLSHRRTHSSQPEQVRSSIETRRGEKERSKESTAKTSSGPKTPTAMQLIPDLELLDGLEKTFSLLKCVEKAPAHIVRRRVSSVW